Part of the Bos taurus isolate L1 Dominette 01449 registration number 42190680 breed Hereford chromosome 1, ARS-UCD2.0, whole genome shotgun sequence genome is shown below.
TAGATGACCTAACTTGTAGTGTTTTTCTTATGTATGACTGTTAATACTATTTTCTTATATTGTTAGCTTTAATTTCTGTGttttatgaatttattattttgtttcttctttttcttggcttCTACCCCACTCCCCTTTCCCACCCCAACCTCTTCTTTGCTACAAGTTGCCACCACAGtgtttgaaatttgaatttctgaAAAATGCAGATGTTTGATGCAGATGCAGATGTTCTCAGCAGGAAGCATCATTCATGTGTATTGAAGCAAGAGACAGATGGGTCTTATATTTAAATGCTGAAAGTACTGGTTGGCTCTGTAGCATCTTCAGATTCGAAAGGAATCTCCTCCACATTTTGTCTTTGTCTTCTCCAGGATCCGTATTTCTTGGCAACTTTCATGATGTAGTTTTTAAAAGAGGTTCCCATGAAAACATATAGGACGGGGTTGAGGCAGCTGTGAAAGAGTGCAATACTCTCTGTGATTTGGATGGCAACGTCCATGCGTTTGCTCATGTCACAGTCAGTGATCAGGGAGTAGATGATGTCTATGGCTTGGCAGAACTTGACAATATTATAAGGTAATTGAGTGACAATGAAAACTATGACCACTGTGAACAGAACTTTGAGGGGCTGAGATTTTTTAATGTTAGGCATCTTGATGAGTGTCTTTGCCGTGATGAAGTAGCACACTGCCATGATAAGAAAGGGTATTATAAATCCAATGCAGATTTCCAGGatttgaattgatgctttcattGATGTTCCTAGGTGGTATGGAAAGATGGGAACACACCTAGCTTTATGATTTACTGTATAAAAAACCAACTGAGGGATACTCAGCAAGATGGCAGCCACCCAGACGCAGAAACAGATGACCCAGCATGGTTTTCCCACTCCCGATTGACTGGGAGCTTTAGTTACTGCCCAGTATCTGTCTGTGCTGATACAAGCCAGAAACTGCATTCCAGACACAAAATTGACTGTGTACAAggctgaagtgactttgcacatgATTTTCCCTAAAACCCACCCATGAACTGCATTAACTGCCCAAAAAGGCAAAGTGAATAGAAGGAATAAATCCGCCACTGCCAAATTCAAGATGTACACATCT
Proteins encoded:
- the ACKR4 gene encoding atypical chemokine receptor 4 isoform X1, giving the protein MAVEYNQSTDYYYEENEMNDTHDYSQYEVICIKEEVRKFAKVFLPAFFTIAFIIGLAGNSTVVAIYAYYKKRRTKTDVYILNLAVADLFLLFTLPFWAVNAVHGWVLGKIMCKVTSALYTVNFVSGMQFLACISTDRYWAVTKAPSQSGVGKPCWVICFCVWVAAILLSIPQLVFYTVNHKARCVPIFPYHLGTSMKASIQILEICIGFIIPFLIMAVCYFITAKTLIKMPNIKKSQPLKVLFTVVIVFIVTQLPYNIVKFCQAIDIIYSLITDCDMSKRMDVAIQITESIALFHSCLNPVLYVFMGTSFKNYIMKVAKKYGSWRRQRQNVEEIPFESEDATEPTSTFSI